The sequence below is a genomic window from Streptococcus oralis.
AGAGCCTAGAGGCTGCCCTTGTGGTCTATCGCAACTACTATGAGGATGCGGACACCCACGAGGATCTTCTTGCAGTTATGAAGGACGAACTCAACTATAGTATCAAGCCTGACTTGACCTTTACGGCTCTTGTAGCACGTGTCAATGAGGGGACTTTCCAGCTGGAAGATTTGGCTCAGGGTTTTCGAGATATTGAGCAGAGTGACGAACTCTATGAAAATCTCTTTGAAGATATCGACCTCTACTCTAAAAAGCTAGGGGCAACTCCGCAAAAGCAAAACCAAACGGTGGCGGCGGTCATGAAAGAGTTGGCAGTGCTGGATGTGGCTGGTCATGCAGGCGATATGCTGGGGGATGCTTATGAGTATCTGATCGGTCAGTTTGCGACTGACTCGGGTAAGAAGGCTGGAGAGTTCTATACGCCGCAGCCTGTTGCCAAACTCATGACTCAGATTGCCTTTTTGGGTCGTGAGGACCAGCAAGGCTTTACCATCTATGATGCGACCATGGGATCTGGCTCTCTCTTGCTCAATGCCAAGAAATACTCTCATAAACCGCAGACAGTGGTCTACTTCGGTCAGGAGCTCAATACCTCGACCTATAACCTAGCTCGGATGAACATGATTCTACACGGTGTTCCAGTTGAGAATCAATTTCTACACAATGCCGATACACTGGATGAAGACTGGCCGACTCAAGAGCCGACCAACTTTGACGGTGTTCTCATGAACCCGCCGTATTCTGCTAAGTGGTCAGCAAGCTCTGGCTTTATGGCGGACCCTCGTTTCTCTCCTTTTGGGAAACTGGCGCCCCAGTCCAAGGCTGACTTTGCCTTTCTCTTGCATGGGTATTACCACCTCAAGCAGGATAATGGGGTTATGGCTATCGTCCTTCCTCACGGTGTTCTTTTCCGTGGAAATGCGGAGGGCACCATTCGTAAGGCCTTGCTAGAAGAAGGGGCCATTGATACGGTTATCGGTCTACCTGCCAATATCTTCTTTAATACCAGCATTCCGACCACGGTTATCATTCTCAAAAAGAATCG
It includes:
- a CDS encoding type I restriction-modification system subunit M; translation: METTQTSQSLYQALWNSADVLRSKMDANDYKSYLLGMVFYKYLSDKMLFFVAETMEEGSESLEAALVVYRNYYEDADTHEDLLAVMKDELNYSIKPDLTFTALVARVNEGTFQLEDLAQGFRDIEQSDELYENLFEDIDLYSKKLGATPQKQNQTVAAVMKELAVLDVAGHAGDMLGDAYEYLIGQFATDSGKKAGEFYTPQPVAKLMTQIAFLGREDQQGFTIYDATMGSGSLLLNAKKYSHKPQTVVYFGQELNTSTYNLARMNMILHGVPVENQFLHNADTLDEDWPTQEPTNFDGVLMNPPYSAKWSASSGFMADPRFSPFGKLAPQSKADFAFLLHGYYHLKQDNGVMAIVLPHGVLFRGNAEGTIRKALLEEGAIDTVIGLPANIFFNTSIPTTVIILKKNRTNRDVYFIDASKEFDKGKNQNIMTDVHIEKILEAYKSREEIDKFAHLASYEDIVENDYNLNIPRYVDTFEEEEVEPLTDIVSKINETNKAIESQTASLLDMLNQLHGTTPEADAELKQFLEKFKG